One stretch of Priestia megaterium DNA includes these proteins:
- a CDS encoding SDR family oxidoreductase → MNQNQKQNFLPQHQQTQPGIEKDMHPIPTSIAPDYKASGKLQNKVAIITGGDSGIGRSVAYHYAKEGANVVITYLNEHDDANETKKQVERMEASCLLLAGDIGDEHFCQEVVSKAIQTFGKIDILVNNAAEQHPQKSITDITTEQLTRTFQTNIFSIFHLTKAALPHLKQGSAIINTTSVTAYHGHDQLIDYSSTKGAIVAFTRSLSASLATKGIRVNGVAPGPIWTPLIPSTFDEQQVATFGSNTPMKRAGQPSELGPAYVYLASSDSSYMSGQVLHINGGSIVNG, encoded by the coding sequence ATGAATCAAAATCAAAAACAAAACTTCCTTCCTCAGCATCAGCAAACTCAGCCAGGTATTGAGAAAGATATGCATCCAATCCCTACCTCTATCGCTCCAGACTATAAGGCAAGCGGAAAATTACAGAACAAAGTAGCCATTATCACCGGAGGAGACAGCGGCATTGGACGTTCCGTCGCTTATCATTACGCTAAAGAAGGCGCAAATGTTGTCATAACCTATCTTAATGAACATGATGATGCAAATGAAACCAAAAAACAAGTTGAACGGATGGAAGCTTCTTGTTTATTGCTTGCTGGTGATATAGGAGATGAGCATTTTTGTCAAGAAGTCGTCTCAAAGGCCATTCAGACTTTCGGAAAAATAGACATCTTAGTCAATAATGCAGCTGAACAGCATCCTCAAAAAAGTATTACGGATATTACGACTGAACAGCTTACTCGTACGTTTCAAACGAATATTTTTTCAATTTTTCATCTCACCAAAGCTGCATTGCCTCATTTAAAACAAGGAAGCGCTATTATTAATACAACGTCTGTGACAGCTTACCATGGGCATGATCAGCTGATTGATTACTCTTCAACCAAAGGTGCTATCGTTGCTTTTACACGTTCTTTATCAGCTTCGCTCGCAACAAAAGGCATTCGCGTAAACGGCGTAGCTCCGGGACCCATTTGGACACCTCTTATTCCGTCTACGTTCGACGAACAGCAAGTTGCGACATTTGGGTCTAATACACCTATGAAACGGGCAGGACAGCCTTCTGAGCTCGGACCGGCCTATGTATACTTGGCAAGCTCTGATTCTTCTTATATGTCCGGGCAAGTTCTGCACATTAATGGGGGATCCATTGTAAACGGATAA
- a CDS encoding M20/M25/M40 family metallo-hydrolase produces MYIQLSQLSMEEQVECLTKALVKIKSINGTSGEVKIADFIKNTLQSFPYFKENPLHVWEQKINGDTLGRKNVFAFIQGSKKNAQTMIYHAHLDTVGIEDFGSLKDIALNPEELQRYFSVHNINEDVQRDARSGEWMFGRGAVDMQSGIAVHLANVLHFTKHPNQLEGNVLFMVNPDEESQHTGIISAVSELNRLKKEKNLSYVAAINTDFITPLYDGDSTRYIYTGAAGKLLPCFYIYGREVHVGDTLAGIDPNLIASEITGSIHNNINLAENIEGELVLPPSCLYQRDNKEAYNVQTAVSSHLYFNYFIYERTAKEVMSQLIGLSIEACEKVEKKLSDYYELFVQRTNLPKRNLSWKVDVVSLEDYLEELDQKGINAQACIERAFEQYAHLELRTRCFKVIEELQKLDPHQSPRVIVFFAPPYLPHNHLKKDESRDQQLLYPLQVAVEKVGKQTGETFQFKKFFPYLADGSFLSLHETDEEIDAFTRNFPGWGIAGAIPFREIRELNIPSINIGVYGKDGHKWTERVYKPYSFGVLPKLIQETTVQMLKSRHACTNHI; encoded by the coding sequence GTGTATATCCAACTCTCACAGCTAAGCATGGAAGAGCAAGTTGAATGTTTAACAAAAGCGTTAGTGAAAATCAAAAGTATCAATGGGACAAGCGGCGAAGTAAAGATTGCTGATTTCATTAAAAACACGCTTCAAAGTTTTCCTTATTTCAAAGAAAATCCCCTTCACGTTTGGGAACAGAAAATTAATGGCGATACGCTAGGTAGAAAAAATGTATTTGCTTTTATTCAAGGCAGCAAAAAAAATGCTCAAACAATGATTTATCACGCTCACTTAGATACGGTTGGCATTGAAGATTTTGGTTCATTAAAAGACATAGCGTTAAATCCAGAAGAACTTCAGCGCTATTTCTCTGTGCATAACATTAATGAAGATGTACAGCGAGATGCTCGCTCAGGTGAATGGATGTTTGGAAGAGGAGCCGTTGATATGCAAAGTGGAATTGCTGTACATTTAGCCAATGTGCTGCATTTTACTAAGCATCCAAATCAATTAGAAGGAAACGTGCTTTTTATGGTCAACCCAGATGAGGAAAGTCAGCATACTGGAATTATTTCTGCTGTTTCTGAACTGAACCGTTTAAAAAAAGAAAAAAACCTTTCATATGTAGCAGCGATTAATACCGACTTTATTACACCTCTTTACGATGGAGATTCCACGCGTTATATTTATACAGGAGCCGCCGGGAAACTGCTTCCATGTTTTTATATTTACGGAAGGGAAGTACATGTAGGAGATACGCTTGCTGGTATAGATCCTAATTTGATTGCATCTGAGATTACGGGAAGCATCCATAACAATATTAATCTAGCTGAAAATATTGAAGGAGAGCTGGTACTGCCACCTTCCTGTCTGTATCAACGAGATAATAAAGAGGCTTATAATGTGCAAACCGCTGTAAGCAGTCATTTGTATTTTAACTATTTCATCTATGAACGAACGGCAAAAGAAGTGATGAGTCAATTAATTGGATTATCAATTGAAGCATGTGAAAAAGTGGAGAAAAAACTTTCTGATTATTACGAACTTTTTGTTCAAAGAACGAATTTGCCAAAGCGAAACTTGTCTTGGAAAGTGGATGTTGTGAGTTTGGAAGATTACCTGGAAGAATTGGATCAAAAAGGGATAAATGCTCAGGCTTGTATTGAACGAGCTTTCGAACAGTATGCGCATTTAGAACTTAGAACAAGGTGCTTTAAAGTGATTGAAGAACTTCAAAAGTTAGATCCGCATCAAAGTCCGCGCGTAATTGTCTTTTTTGCACCGCCTTACTTGCCTCATAATCACTTGAAGAAAGACGAAAGCAGGGATCAGCAGCTTCTTTATCCATTACAAGTGGCTGTGGAGAAGGTTGGAAAACAGACGGGAGAGACGTTTCAGTTTAAAAAATTTTTCCCCTACCTAGCGGATGGCAGCTTTTTGTCTCTTCATGAGACAGATGAGGAAATCGATGCTTTTACACGTAACTTTCCGGGGTGGGGGATTGCAGGGGCGATTCCTTTCCGTGAAATTCGAGAGTTAAATATTCCGTCCATCAATATAGGAGTATATGGGAAAGACGGACATAAGTGGACAGAGCGAGTGTACAAGCCTTATTCGTTCGGCGTCCTTCCTAAGTTGATTCAAGAAACAACTGTTCAGATGTTAAAAAGCAGGCATGCTTGTACAAACCACATATAA
- a CDS encoding amino acid permease produces MNRHTEQNQLQRTMKSRHLFMIALGGVIGTGLFLGSGFTISQAGPGGAILAYIIGGFLMYLVMLCLGELAVAMPVSGSFQEYATRFLGPSTGFMIGWLYWFSWANTTGLEFTSAGILMQRWFPDVPVWSWCLIFGVITFLINALSARSYAETEFWFSSIKVTAIILFILIGGAAVFGFIDFKGGEPAPFLSHFTQGAGLFPNGILAVLLTLVTVNFSFQGTELVGIAAGESESPEKTLPRSIRNVIWRTLFFFVLAMFVLVSILPYKTAGVIESPFVAVLDQIGIPYAADIMNFVILTAVLSVANSGVYAASRMLWSLSNSNMGPKPLKKLSSKGVPINALIVTMIISGCSLITSVVAAETVYLWFISISGMVTIIVWMSICASQFMFRRHFLAEGGDIKELKFKTPLYPFVPILGFCLYGLVLISLIFIPDQRIGLYCGVPLIIVLYVYYHVGIKKNINQKQSDSPVYKAK; encoded by the coding sequence ATGAATAGACATACAGAACAAAACCAATTACAGAGAACAATGAAAAGCAGACATTTATTTATGATTGCGTTAGGAGGCGTGATTGGGACAGGCCTATTTTTAGGTTCGGGTTTTACTATTAGCCAGGCAGGGCCGGGAGGAGCCATTCTTGCATATATAATAGGCGGCTTCCTCATGTACTTAGTTATGCTTTGTTTAGGAGAGCTAGCGGTAGCAATGCCGGTTTCAGGTTCCTTTCAAGAATACGCTACAAGGTTTTTAGGACCTTCTACAGGCTTTATGATTGGATGGCTGTACTGGTTCAGCTGGGCAAATACGACAGGGCTTGAATTTACGTCAGCAGGAATTTTAATGCAGAGATGGTTTCCTGATGTACCTGTATGGTCATGGTGCTTGATTTTTGGCGTCATTACATTTTTAATTAACGCTCTTTCTGCTCGAAGCTATGCTGAAACTGAGTTTTGGTTTTCGAGTATTAAAGTTACGGCTATTATTCTATTTATTTTAATTGGAGGAGCTGCTGTTTTTGGTTTTATCGACTTCAAGGGAGGAGAACCCGCACCGTTTCTTTCGCATTTCACGCAAGGCGCAGGTCTTTTTCCAAATGGAATACTGGCAGTTCTATTGACTTTAGTAACGGTTAACTTTTCGTTTCAAGGAACGGAGCTTGTCGGCATTGCAGCAGGAGAAAGTGAAAGTCCTGAGAAAACGTTGCCGAGATCTATTCGAAATGTCATTTGGAGAACGCTGTTTTTCTTTGTGTTAGCTATGTTTGTTTTAGTCTCTATTCTGCCATACAAAACAGCAGGAGTCATTGAAAGTCCGTTTGTTGCCGTATTAGATCAAATTGGCATTCCATACGCAGCGGATATCATGAACTTTGTCATTTTAACAGCCGTTCTATCAGTGGCGAACTCCGGCGTTTATGCTGCTTCTCGTATGCTTTGGTCACTGTCAAACAGCAATATGGGGCCAAAACCTTTGAAGAAATTATCTTCAAAAGGTGTTCCAATTAACGCATTAATTGTGACAATGATTATTTCAGGGTGCTCGTTGATTACAAGCGTCGTGGCTGCTGAAACCGTATATCTTTGGTTTATTTCGATTTCAGGAATGGTGACCATTATTGTTTGGATGTCCATTTGTGCCTCTCAATTTATGTTCCGCCGTCATTTTTTAGCGGAAGGAGGAGACATAAAGGAATTGAAATTTAAAACGCCGCTTTATCCGTTCGTTCCTATTCTAGGTTTTTGTTTGTATGGACTTGTATTAATCAGCTTAATTTTTATTCCGGATCAACGAATTGGTCTTTACTGCGGGGTCCCTTTAATTATTGTACTCTACGTGTATTATCACGTAGGAATCAAGAAAAATATTAATCAAAAACAATCGGATTCACCGGTTTATAAAGCAAAATAA
- a CDS encoding sigma-54 interaction domain-containing protein, translating to MTDTLSTLKHIYETILNKVDAGIHAVDETGKTIIYNEKMTKMELMDEQDVLHKNLLDVFMFKENQQSTLVQALQKGKETVNVKQTYFNNQGQEITTINNTFPILKDGVIQGAVEIAQDVTKLERLIRQNIRQKGNTRFTFDSIIGNSQAVHDVIEDAKRATRTPSYVLIIGETGTGKELFAQSIHNGSSRSSAPFISQNCAALPDNLIESLLFGTKRGAFTGAMDNPGLFEQAQGGTLLLDEINSLNPNLQAKLLRVLQEKTVRRIGDTVDKPVNVRVIANMNEDPIDAIAENRLRKDLYYRLGVVTLFIPPLRERKEDIIELTKFFIKKYNDLFQMNVKTVDHQVMSSFLSYDWPGNVRELEHIIEGAMNLVMDEDVIHYSHLPFQYRTKFQLKQHEHFENKASSDATSYPSAFHPSLPLKEQLLAFEAECIKQTLEQHRHNISKSAKILGLTRQSLQYRMKRLNIRSK from the coding sequence ATGACCGATACATTAAGCACTCTTAAACATATATATGAAACCATTTTAAATAAAGTCGATGCCGGTATCCATGCGGTCGATGAAACAGGAAAAACTATTATTTATAATGAAAAGATGACAAAGATGGAGCTGATGGATGAACAAGACGTTTTACATAAAAACTTGTTAGATGTGTTTATGTTCAAAGAAAATCAGCAAAGCACACTTGTACAGGCGCTGCAAAAAGGAAAAGAAACGGTTAACGTCAAGCAAACGTATTTCAACAATCAAGGACAAGAAATCACGACGATTAATAATACCTTCCCTATTTTAAAAGACGGGGTCATTCAAGGAGCGGTTGAAATTGCTCAGGACGTGACGAAACTAGAGCGTCTAATCCGGCAAAACATTAGGCAAAAAGGAAATACACGCTTTACGTTTGATAGCATCATCGGAAACAGTCAAGCGGTTCACGATGTGATTGAAGACGCCAAGCGCGCTACTAGAACTCCTTCTTATGTCTTAATTATTGGAGAAACAGGCACGGGAAAAGAACTGTTTGCTCAAAGCATACATAATGGCAGCAGCCGCTCTTCTGCTCCTTTTATTTCACAAAACTGTGCTGCGCTACCGGATAATTTAATTGAAAGCCTTTTGTTCGGTACGAAACGCGGAGCTTTTACAGGTGCAATGGATAATCCTGGTCTTTTCGAACAAGCGCAAGGAGGCACATTACTGCTAGATGAAATCAACTCGTTAAACCCAAATCTTCAGGCTAAGCTTCTTCGAGTGCTGCAGGAAAAAACCGTACGAAGAATTGGGGATACAGTGGACAAACCGGTTAACGTTCGAGTGATCGCGAACATGAATGAAGATCCAATCGATGCAATTGCAGAAAACCGATTACGCAAAGACTTATATTATCGACTTGGCGTCGTGACGCTTTTTATTCCTCCTCTTCGTGAACGAAAAGAAGATATTATTGAATTAACAAAGTTTTTCATCAAAAAATACAATGATTTGTTTCAGATGAATGTAAAAACCGTAGATCACCAAGTCATGTCTTCTTTTCTCTCTTATGACTGGCCAGGGAACGTACGGGAATTAGAACACATTATTGAAGGTGCAATGAACTTGGTGATGGACGAAGATGTTATTCACTATTCTCACCTTCCTTTCCAATACAGAACGAAGTTCCAGCTAAAGCAGCATGAACATTTTGAAAATAAAGCAAGCAGTGACGCAACTTCTTATCCAAGCGCTTTTCACCCTTCTCTTCCTTTAAAGGAACAGCTGTTAGCGTTCGAAGCAGAATGTATTAAACAAACGCTTGAACAACACAGACACAACATCTCAAAAAGTGCTAAGATACTAGGGCTGACCAGACAAAGCTTGCAGTATCGTATGAAACGATTAAACATCCGCTCTAAATAA
- a CDS encoding YajQ family cyclic di-GMP-binding protein — translation MAKDSSFDIVSQVDLSEVTNGITMATKEIKTRYDFKGSKSEISLENEELVLISDDEFKLEQLKDVLISKLIKRGVPTRNISYGKIENASGGTVRQRAKLIQGIDKDNAKKLNTIIKNTGLKVKSQIQDDQLRVSGKNRDDLQQIISAIRSADLPIDVQFINYR, via the coding sequence ATGGCTAAAGATAGTTCATTTGACATTGTGTCACAAGTCGATTTATCAGAGGTAACAAACGGCATTACCATGGCAACAAAAGAAATTAAAACCCGCTACGATTTTAAAGGTAGTAAAAGCGAAATCTCGCTTGAAAACGAAGAGCTTGTTCTTATTTCTGATGATGAATTTAAGCTTGAACAGTTAAAAGACGTACTGATCTCTAAGCTTATTAAACGCGGCGTACCTACACGCAATATCTCATATGGAAAAATTGAGAACGCCTCTGGAGGAACGGTTAGACAACGCGCCAAGCTAATTCAAGGTATCGACAAAGACAACGCTAAAAAGCTAAATACAATTATTAAAAATACTGGTTTAAAAGTAAAAAGCCAGATCCAAGATGATCAGCTTCGCGTAAGCGGTAAAAATCGTGATGACCTGCAGCAAATTATTTCAGCTATTCGCAGCGCTGATTTACCTATTGACGTACAATTTATTAATTACCGCTAA